CCCAGTCCGCCGCAGCGTTGAAGGTGTTCGAGGCGATCCGCCGCGATGGCTCGGCGAAGCAGGTGCTGCCGCTCATGCAAACGCGCGACGATCTCTACCAGCATCTCGACTATCACGCCTACGAGCGCAAGATCGATCAGCTCTATGCCAAGGACCAGTTGAAGGTCGGCGACTGATCCGTTCTCAGGAAAGCCAGACATGGGAAAGCTCACTGTCGCCTGCATTCAGCTCAACGCCGGAGCCGATGTCGAGCGCAATCTTGCGCTTGCAACCGAGTCGGTGCGCGAGGCAGCGACGCAGGGTGCGCGCCTGATCGCGCTGCCGGAATACTGCGTGCTGCTCGACGGCAGCGGGCGCGTGATGCGCGAACATTCGCCGCCCGAATCCGAGCATGCCGGGCTGGCCCTGTTCCAGGCGCTGGCGAAGGAGCTGCAAGCCTGGCTACTGCTCGGCTCGCTCACCGTGAAGCTCGACGACGCCCGCATGGCCAATCGCTCGTACCTGCTGTCGGACACGGGCGAGATCGTCGCCCGCTACGACAAGATCCACATGTTCGATGCGACTCTGCCCGGCAACAAGG
This is a stretch of genomic DNA from Betaproteobacteria bacterium. It encodes these proteins:
- a CDS encoding carbon-nitrogen hydrolase family protein; the encoded protein is MGKLTVACIQLNAGADVERNLALATESVREAATQGARLIALPEYCVLLDGSGRVMREHSPPESEHAGLALFQALAKELQAWLLLGSLTVKLDDARMANRSYLLSDTGEIVARYDKIHMFDATLPGNK